ATCAGAAGTCATGTCATAACCAAGAAATACCAACTTGGTGCCATATATAAACATGAATATGCATCTAAACCAGAGGATGATTATTCGACAAGCTTTCTTAGTGTTCTATCTAAGCAATTAGAAGCTTTCTACTTGTTTTCACGTCCTCACACTGTAATTGGCACCGTGAGTTACATATCTTTAATTACCTGAGAAAAAACAATTTGACAGCATCTTTCTTTTGGCTGAGAGATAACAAGAATTTgactataaatatattttgtgttACTTCTTTTTATCAGGTTATAGGGATAGTATCAGTTTCTCTTCTTCCAGTAGAAACCATTGCTGATCTGACTCCTACATTTTTTATGGGTTTATTGAAGGTAAATTTTGGTCAGGTAGAGATGAACTTGCATACTACGTactaaattaacattttttgttttcctattgTCAGGCATTGGTACCCTCCATTTTGATGAACATTTACATTGTTGGTTTGAATCAATTGTTCGATGTTGAAATAGACAAGGTAAATCATCATACACTTTAgagtaaattttaaaatgtacaaGATATgtatcatatttcaatttctgAGATACAATGCATGATTGCCCCATTGACATGTACTTCATATACTTGGGATTAAAGCTTGTTGTTTTACATGCTTACAGGTTAACAAACCTTATCTCCCTGTGGCTTCTGGTGCCTTCTCAATGAGTACTGGAATCACAATTGTTACTGCATCTTTATTGATGGTAAGTTGGCAGGCATGATCCTTGATGTTCTGATTATACTGACAGTTTGATAGATTATTGAACTGTTTGGAAGTTGCAAAATTACgctctttcaaattttttattccagTTTGGGATGACGCAAGCTAGAACATTTTCAATTAGTCTTTTGAGGAATAAACTAAAACtaacattttcaaatttgtacATATTTTACCTTTTGTAAATTGTGTTGAAGGTTATTTTTGTCTTGCTGGATTTTCCAATTTCGTAAGCAATTGATGTTCAAACTGACACAATTATCTTCTTCTCGGGTACCAGTAGTAGTGTAGATTATATATGCCTTCCAAAATTTTCTCACATCAATCTTTCTGGTATTATTTTACAGAGTTTTGCTATGGGAATCATTTTTAAATCACCACCACTTTTTGCTTCACTTCTAGTGGGTTTTCTGCTTGGAAGTGCATATTCCATTGATGTAAGTTTCCTACGCTTATATATTCTGCGTTTGTTGACATTAGTTcaagaaaagacaattaattaatataatcaATAACCTAATCTTCCAATATAATTGGGAGTCTAGAAGAcactttaaaagaaaacaataattagTATCTAAGTGCTATTTGTaaattgaaactgaaaacaaattttGGCACATCGGAAGAATATGCAATGTAGGCCTTATGAATTCTTGAATCTATTAGTCCCCCTTTTggcaaacctctctctctctctcaacagcTTTGTGGCTGGCAATTCAGTTTCATATTGTTCATAGTTGTGCTACTTTTGAACATTATTCACTTGGAGTTTGATTGCAGCTATATCAGCTTAATGTTGGAATGCCAAATGTGTCCAAAATTCATATCCTAACATACATGGTTTAGCATTGTTGACCTTACACAACATTGGATTGTTCATTTGTTTGGGATAAATTacccttttaaattttaatataagcTTGTGTCAGTGTGTGCAACTGTAACTTGTGTATTGCAATAGTGGATAATTTGCTTAAAGTTTGTCTCTGTCTGTGTTATAGCTACCCTTTCTCAGATGGAAGAGTCACGCAGTTCTTGCCGCAACTTGCATCCTCGTTGTGAGGGCTGTTGTTGTTCAACTCGCTTACTTTTTACACATGCAGGTATATACAACTCCTAAAATTTGTAGGGGACTTGGTATGCAAGACAAATAGCACTCTTATTACATTTGATGAAGAgacttttattttacattctAATTTGGTGTTCCTCATTTTCTGCTTTCTACAAAAATGGTGAATATAACTGAAGAACTATGTGCTTGGTAGACCAGTCATGATAACAAAATCATTGGTATTTGCTGCTGCTTTCATGTGCTTCTTCTCTGCTGTCATTGCATTATTCAAGGTAAGAACTGTAATTTAACCAGGCAATTTATTTACAGTTTTAGTTGCTTTAAGTATTGCTCCTAATATTGAAATGTTGATTTTGAGAGCTTGAAAAGGCATTACATAATATAGACCATTTATGTACCTGATGATAGGATAATTAGGATTATAAAGTCAAAATAGTCCAAAACATGTATGTTTTGGAAGCCAAATAATGCTTATCCATTGGATGCTAGAGGAAAATTAAGGTCATCGTACCTAgtgcaaaaaggaaaaatataaattacaaggGGATCATTGACACAATTACATGAGATGCAGTTCCTGATTCTTACAGTAATTTGCAATGATGTATGCAAATTCAGTGATGAATAGCTCCACTAAAGGGCATGGAATTGTGCCTTCAAATGTCATggaatataaaatagaattatCCTATTTTCCTGAATCT
This genomic stretch from Castanea sativa cultivar Marrone di Chiusa Pesio chromosome 1, ASM4071231v1 harbors:
- the LOC142622645 gene encoding homogentisate phytyltransferase 1, chloroplastic-like isoform X1; translated protein: MISANASSCFTASQYPILEQDGLQRKIWSSKTQTRGCVIPLQVVSVKQLRSKSIICEQKKCFRCSSTRFSSLTDDSRNHESITSIRSHVITKKYQLGAIYKHEYASKPEDDYSTSFLSVLSKQLEAFYLFSRPHTVIGTVIGIVSVSLLPVETIADLTPTFFMGLLKALVPSILMNIYIVGLNQLFDVEIDKVNKPYLPVASGAFSMSTGITIVTASLLMSFAMGIIFKSPPLFASLLVGFLLGSAYSIDLPFLRWKSHAVLAATCILVVRAVVVQLAYFLHMQNYVLGRPVMITKSLVFAAAFMCFFSAVIALFKDIPDVDGDKEFGIQSFSVILGQERVFWLCVNMLTLAYGAAVGIGASSSFLPSKLVMILGHLALASSLLVRAQSVDIASKASVTSFYMFIWKLFYAEYFLIPFVR
- the LOC142622645 gene encoding homogentisate phytyltransferase 1, chloroplastic-like isoform X2; the protein is MGCREKFGPRKPKQEVVSVKQLRSKSIICEQKKCFRCSSTRFSSLTDDSRNHESITSIRSHVITKKYQLGAIYKHEYASKPEDDYSTSFLSVLSKQLEAFYLFSRPHTVIGTVIGIVSVSLLPVETIADLTPTFFMGLLKALVPSILMNIYIVGLNQLFDVEIDKVNKPYLPVASGAFSMSTGITIVTASLLMSFAMGIIFKSPPLFASLLVGFLLGSAYSIDLPFLRWKSHAVLAATCILVVRAVVVQLAYFLHMQNYVLGRPVMITKSLVFAAAFMCFFSAVIALFKDIPDVDGDKEFGIQSFSVILGQERVFWLCVNMLTLAYGAAVGIGASSSFLPSKLVMILGHLALASSLLVRAQSVDIASKASVTSFYMFIWKLFYAEYFLIPFVR